The following are encoded together in the Osmia lignaria lignaria isolate PbOS001 chromosome 13, iyOsmLign1, whole genome shotgun sequence genome:
- the LOC117601911 gene encoding uncharacterized protein LOC117601911 isoform X2 has product MSKHRDSTCQKNDLPKSLQGTEDAEFVWGMIIDRFPNAAPLLCEMEAVIDRTEDLLQQLRTPCREIETSTSFCTPDSEDSTLMISAEDSMLTVNDNTEENSTEKIVAETQVSQSTMCEEDADMNGQRSVQDTTSQSSDLLMIYHPEVKNSIVEEFSRSKVETDTEQVTKHARSLEEWGKAVDSVSRCSNIGKDQLRKRTTDNEINCVDRNESKTRDDNSNDHQTSCIILHSQNRCPDIGDSEMTVNSQVPIEITDDSASGSMKINTAGSGDESTSERRTPLSILEGYSKRCKVPIIYEYENDGPHRYKNVCVIRGSLGGFSATCRKQTEESTKNALATEILQLIASRQIADMKLTPLAKLLKEEMMEVINLGIDSPRETAQKKLYQLCLEKGEQLPKYSVNKMETAQGVKYVAVCNALGYKGEGRGVRECVAKRAAADELYRQYCQDTKTILK; this is encoded by the exons ATGTCGAAACATCGAGATTCTACGTGCCAGAAAAATGATCTGCCCAAGTCGTTGCAAGGGACAGAGGATGCCGAATTTGTGTGGGGTATGATAATTGACAGATTTCCAAACGCGGCACCGCTCCTCTGCGAGATGGAAGCGGTAATAGATCGTACAGAGGATCTACTTCAACAACTACGTACGCCCTGTCGTGAAATTG AAACGTCAACCTCCTTCTGCACACCAGACTCGGAGGATTCGACCCTGATGATTTCTGCCGAGGATTCGATGTTAACTGTCAATgat aacACGGAAGAGAATAGTACTGAAAAAATCGTGGCAGAAACGCAGGTTTCTCAGAGCACTATGTGCGAAGAGGATGCCGACATGAATGGTCAACGCTCTGTACAAGACACTACAAGTCAGTCGAGTGATTTGTTAATGATATACCATCCTGAAGTTAAGAACTCTATCGTAGAAGAATTCAGTCGTTCAAAAGTTGAAACGG ATACAGAACAGGTGACAAAACATGCGCGCAGTTTGGAGGAATGGGGTAAAGCAGTGGACAGTGTTTCACGATGCTCGAACatag GTAAAGATCAATTGCGTAAGAGGACAACCGACAACGAAATTAACTGCGTTGATCGCAATGAAAGTAAAACGAGAGATGACAATTCGAACG atcACCAAACGTCTTGCATTATTCTCCACAGTCAAAATAGGTGTCCAGACATCGGTGATTCTGAGATGACTGTGAACAGTCAAGTACCAATTGAAATTACGGACGATTCTGCAAGCGgttcaatgaaaataaatacagCA gGTAGCGGTGACGAGAGTACTTCGGAACGGCGAACGCCGTTAAGCATTCTGGAAGGATACTCGAAACGATGCAAAGTTCCGATCATATACGAGTACGAGAACGATGGTCCACATCGGTACAAGAACGTCTGCGTGATACGCGGCTCTTTAGGTGGATTTAGCG CAACGTGTAGAAAGCAAACAGAGGAATCAACGAAAAATGCTCTAGCCACGGAAATTCTACAACTGATAGCTAGTCGTCAGATAGCGGATATGAAACTTACTCCTCTTGCAAAACTTTTAAAAGAAGA AATGATGGAGGTAATCAATTTAGGCATAGACAGTCCAAGAGAGACAGCACAGAAGAAGCTGTACCAATTATGTCTTGAAAAAGGAGAACAACTTCCCAAGTATTCTGTGAATAAAATGGAAACTGCTCAAGGGGTGAAGTATGTAGCTGTATGCAATGCATTAGGCTATAAGGGAGAAG GTCGAGGTGTCAGGGAATGCGTTGCCAAGAGAGCAGCTGCTGACGAATTATACCGTCAGTATTGTCAGGACACGAAGACGATATTGAAG TAA
- the LOC117601911 gene encoding uncharacterized protein LOC117601911 isoform X1: MSKHRDSTCQKNDLPKSLQGTEDAEFVWGMIIDRFPNAAPLLCEMEAVIDRTEDLLQQLRTPCREIETSTSFCTPDSEDSTLMISAEDSMLTVNDNTEENSTEKIVAETQVSQSTMCEEDADMNGQRSVQDTTSQSSDLLMIYHPEVKNSIVEEFSRSKVETDTEQVTKHARSLEEWGKAVDSVSRCSNIGKDQLRKRTTDNEINCVDRNESKTRDDNSNDHQTSCIILHSQNRCPDIGDSEMTVNSQVPIEITDDSASGSMKINTAGSGDESTSERRTPLSILEGYSKRCKVPIIYEYENDGPHRYKNVCVIRGSLGGFSATCRKQTEESTKNALATEILQLIASRQIADMKLTPLAKLLKEEMMEVINLGIDSPRETAQKKLYQLCLEKGEQLPKYSVNKMETAQGVKYVAVCNALGYKGEGRGVRECVAKRAAADELYRQYCQDTKTILKVDIPNALFHRNSAQL; this comes from the exons ATGTCGAAACATCGAGATTCTACGTGCCAGAAAAATGATCTGCCCAAGTCGTTGCAAGGGACAGAGGATGCCGAATTTGTGTGGGGTATGATAATTGACAGATTTCCAAACGCGGCACCGCTCCTCTGCGAGATGGAAGCGGTAATAGATCGTACAGAGGATCTACTTCAACAACTACGTACGCCCTGTCGTGAAATTG AAACGTCAACCTCCTTCTGCACACCAGACTCGGAGGATTCGACCCTGATGATTTCTGCCGAGGATTCGATGTTAACTGTCAATgat aacACGGAAGAGAATAGTACTGAAAAAATCGTGGCAGAAACGCAGGTTTCTCAGAGCACTATGTGCGAAGAGGATGCCGACATGAATGGTCAACGCTCTGTACAAGACACTACAAGTCAGTCGAGTGATTTGTTAATGATATACCATCCTGAAGTTAAGAACTCTATCGTAGAAGAATTCAGTCGTTCAAAAGTTGAAACGG ATACAGAACAGGTGACAAAACATGCGCGCAGTTTGGAGGAATGGGGTAAAGCAGTGGACAGTGTTTCACGATGCTCGAACatag GTAAAGATCAATTGCGTAAGAGGACAACCGACAACGAAATTAACTGCGTTGATCGCAATGAAAGTAAAACGAGAGATGACAATTCGAACG atcACCAAACGTCTTGCATTATTCTCCACAGTCAAAATAGGTGTCCAGACATCGGTGATTCTGAGATGACTGTGAACAGTCAAGTACCAATTGAAATTACGGACGATTCTGCAAGCGgttcaatgaaaataaatacagCA gGTAGCGGTGACGAGAGTACTTCGGAACGGCGAACGCCGTTAAGCATTCTGGAAGGATACTCGAAACGATGCAAAGTTCCGATCATATACGAGTACGAGAACGATGGTCCACATCGGTACAAGAACGTCTGCGTGATACGCGGCTCTTTAGGTGGATTTAGCG CAACGTGTAGAAAGCAAACAGAGGAATCAACGAAAAATGCTCTAGCCACGGAAATTCTACAACTGATAGCTAGTCGTCAGATAGCGGATATGAAACTTACTCCTCTTGCAAAACTTTTAAAAGAAGA AATGATGGAGGTAATCAATTTAGGCATAGACAGTCCAAGAGAGACAGCACAGAAGAAGCTGTACCAATTATGTCTTGAAAAAGGAGAACAACTTCCCAAGTATTCTGTGAATAAAATGGAAACTGCTCAAGGGGTGAAGTATGTAGCTGTATGCAATGCATTAGGCTATAAGGGAGAAG GTCGAGGTGTCAGGGAATGCGTTGCCAAGAGAGCAGCTGCTGACGAATTATACCGTCAGTATTGTCAGGACACGAAGACGATATTGAAGGTAGACATTCCTAACGCTTTATTTCATAGAAATTCTGCCCAACTATag